The Apium graveolens cultivar Ventura chromosome 3, ASM990537v1, whole genome shotgun sequence sequence GGGTGTAAAGTTTTGGCTTCGTGGGTGGAGTGAAATGGCTATAATCGACGACACCACTGAATCGGAGGTTCGGCCTCTCCTTCTAGCGTCAATGATAACTCCCCTTTCTTCCCCGGATCTCCTTCTATCCTTATCCAAGCTCGAGCTCCGTCTATGCAGAAATGATGATGTGAGGTTGTGCTGTTAGGTGGGTGTGTGCAAAACAGAACCGTAGGGGGTGGCGTCTTCACGGAAACTCCGACGTAAAAATAAGAAAAAGGTTTCTCGATGAAGGAGAAAAAGAAGAAGAGCTATTCAAATATGTATTTGTGGTATGTGTATAAGTGTAGAAAGTAAGAAAGTAGTAGTAACCTCCGACGCCCGTTTTTTGGGGTCTTTTACAGGCTCCCAATTTTTAGGGTTTTGTGGGTTTGTACATTTTCATCCCAGACATTTGCGAATATTAGTTGGTCGATGATCGAATGGTCAAGATGAGCAGCGGGACCCAGCTGTCCCCTTACAACTGGGATAACTTGAGGTCTTGACAAATGAACGGCTGAGATGTTTCAGTACTATTCTCGGTAATATGAGACCGTTGCTTTTTTGTTTGGCCACCACGTGTCCGGGGGACCATCCCTTGTTGGGCCTGGGGTCTTTCTCCCCTGAGCTTTTATAATGTTCTTTGGGTTTAGTAATATTATGGCCTATCAATTTGAACAATTGTTCGTCAAAACCCGTGAAATCATAACACGTTCGTGCAAAATGAACATCTTGTTCTTTCAATTTTTTGGGCAGTTATAATATAATGGAATGAAGTGTTACCGTCGGATTCTGGATCCATGAAATTATAATTTTGGTGGTAGACTTAAATGAAAAATCTGTTTTGAAAAGACAATTACTTTTGATCTCCATTTTTTTATTACCAGACTTTACATCAGAAAATTTTGATGATACACAGACAGTGATAATGAAAAAACACTTTATTAGTAATTAATCATGTATACAATATTTTATTACCCACAAAATTATGCGGTTATCATCATGATGGGAGGGTGAACAATACATAAAATTTGAGATTATCCCATGAATATAATTAATCAGGATATTAAGCGGTAACGTAAATGAAGTTTAAAAATTTGAAtgataattttgaaaatattgtgccaaacataaatattttgaatatattattaaattatatgTGAGGACCACAATAATATGTTTCGTATTTAAAATTCTTGTCCAAAATTTGAGATATTGATCCATCTATGAATTAAGTTCAGTTTTTTGTTGATAGGTCGAGTTATCTAATTTTCTTTATAAAGGTCGAGTTTCCtaaatttaatttcataataATTTAATAACGTACtccaaataatttaaattttgaaaCAACTAAACGTGTTCGAATCATTGAAGGGCACCGCCCAAGATTGTACGAATTTTATATTCGTGGCGGCAAAGAAAATTTATAATACAGGCCCTCCGCCTCTCAACATTTCCATCTTCAATCTTAACATTACATTACACTCCACAAAACAATATGACAACCACCCCCTTTCTCCGAGGTCATCTTCGCAACACTCATTTTCATTCCCATTCACAAACCTTAATTTCCCCTCAATCAAAATCTCAATTCAACCCTAATTCCAATCAAACCCGTTCTCGCCGCCGCAAACGAAGCCCTAGCCTCACCGATTCAAACAAATTTCAAAATCGGACGGTCGATTCGAGACCTGGACCCAAACAATTGGTCAACGGTCAAGTCAAGATCCTCAAACGCGGCGAGAAATTGGATGGTTTGAAATTAGGGTTGGGAAATGATGAGTTGGTGTTGTCTTCAACGGATCGGTTAGGACCCGACCCGGAAACTGTTCAGAAACAAATTAGGGCTTTTAATGGTTTGTATGCTGGATCTCCTTCCGTGCTGGCGTCTCCGCCGCCTAGTTCGTTGCCGTTTCCGGCTTTTTTTACGAAGCGTAACGACGTGGCGACCAGTGATTTGCGAAAACTTTTGCGTCTGAATTGAACGGTTTGTGATGATGGTTGGTGATTTGTAGGTTTATTTTGCTCAGAGTTAGTTTCCTTTATTTTTTCAAGAGGAAATTTGAGTGAAAAAACAAATTATAATTTAAGTTTTATGCTTAATCATGATATGTTAGTCTGGTAGTATTGCTATGTTTATTTATGTATTAGCTGTTACAGTACGTGTTTTGCCTTGCAAGACCCGATGAAGTTCTATGTAAGGTCATTTCTATGAATGTAGGTTCGGTGTGTTCTATCTCCTATGTAATGTTCACAATATCATAATGAAAATTGACTAGATTTATTATGAAAAATTTGAATCATCCCAGTTGTTTATAGTGTCTTGACTTATATAAATGCTTATGATTTTAATTTGAAGTCATCTGATTTTTTCTGTTATATACTTGGAAATTGAAATGTGAACATCAAGCTGATAATACCATAGTTATAGTTATCGTACTCAGGAACGCCTCCTATTGTTTATTGTTTAGTGATTTTGTTACAATCTACTAAGTATGCACAAGTACCCGTCATGTTTATGAGATGTGTGCCATTACAGAGTGTGTAACTGAAACCTTATTCTCCTGTTGATCTCTCCTATGCATTACAAAGTTATGTACTCATCAATGATTCTTTATTTGGAAAATGGGTTGTTTAAAACCGAAGGTATACTTATATCCGGTGATTCTCAATCAAGTGTTCTGATCATTGTAGATTTCTGTTTTTATGTTGGATATCTGCAAGTGTCTGCCTTTCAGTGGTAATACTACTTCTCCAGGATTTTTCATTTCGGAAGAGGGAAAATATTCTTTGTTTTTAACTATATATTATAATTTGTCTTTTTTGGACTGTAATAAGTCACAAGCAGATCTATTCAGTATTGATGTTAATGCATGATCAGGCAATTAGCATCAAGTCATTATATTACTGCGAGCTTGATCTTAAAGGTCCCTTTAGTTCAGACCTCTTGTGCATATGCATATATCATCAATATTTAATGGTATGATGCTTAGCATCGATACGATATCCTGAGGGAAACTCTTTTTGTTTATGTAGTAGGGAAATTTAGACGTCTAATTCGTCACCACAGTAAGGTCTGGCAGGCAAAAATAGAAAGAGAATAAGCAAACAAGAGAACAAGGAAAGCCAGGGTATGAGCAAACCAATCAATGGGGTAGTGTAGTATTCCGTTAATCAAAGAGCTAGTGTAGTATCGAGTAGAATGTTATCAATGGATTTATTTTTAATACAGTAGTAGTCCAGTTTGAAAAGGAGAAATTTCTCTTTAAAGCCGACTCTTGACCCATCTGAAGGCTGCTTCTGGGAATCAAGATTGGTCATTTCCAAACTTGAGACCCGCAAGAAGTTATCCTTGGCAAGAATTTCTACTGTAATGTAATCCGTCCAGACATTTGGGGTCCATGACATCTGAAGGCAGTAAAGGAAGGCATAAGACAACAGCTACTAACATTGAGCGAAAGCTTTTGACAGTTTTCGGTCATTGACAAAATCCTTCATTAGTGTGTTACCGACTTTATTGTTCATTACCATAAACTAGGACCGCGAGGTTGCTAATCTCTTTCTTGTTTTGTGGGCAGATCATCATTTGCATTGGTAAGTTTGCGCATCAAACTGTGCATTGCATTATCATACTTCATTCCCCTTTTCTCTCCCTCCTGTCAACCGGCCCTGGAACATCAATTTCTTTGAGCTCAATTCTAATCTTTATATAAAGTTGTCCTGTTAGCATAATATCCTGGGAACGATTTCAGTTGTTGGTTTTGATGTGCTGTACATTTGTACCGACATGAATACCAGCCGTACACCTACATGAACTGTTAATCAGCCGGGATTTATTTTGAGTTTTTATGATCTGAtcatttattttttaaaactattacACAGGGATAACTATTCTGCCAATATAATGCGAGTTGCAGGTTGATAAATAATTTTAAACTAGCTCTTTAACCCGTGCAAGGCACGGGTTTGTTCAAAATACGAATAAATTGTGTAATTAATAAGTTACATGATTATTAATCTTGGCGGAAATATGTGTTGTGAAATTAATGACTTTCGAGGTACGATTAATGACCCTACAAATTTGCTCTAACTGTTTTCCTTATATACATGAAAGttcgatattttttatatataaatacatTTAAAACTTTAAACATTATATTACATATCTCTTTCGATCTAATATCTAATATTTGTGTATGTTTAGTTTCAATGGCATCATAAAAATTATGCTTTCTTTTAATAGTTTCTTGTACCATTCGCACAAAAATAATTTGTGATCTTCACCCTAAAATTTTCGTATTGTGGGATTAATGATCTCCTATGAATATGTGTCGTATGATTAATGACCCCTTAAATTTGCTCAAATGTTTTTCTTATATACATGAAAGTTCgatatttattatataaatacGTTTAAAATTTTCATCATTCTATCATGTATATCGTTCGATCTAATATTTGTGTACATTTAATTTTAGTTGTACGATTTCAACTATGCTTTCTTATAATAGTTCCTTATACCATTTGTATAAAAATAATTTGTGTTATTCACGCTGAAGTTTTCGTACATTATCCtgttttttttcttaaaaacAGTCTTTGTAATTAATATATTCActcaaaataataaattattaaaattgtgCTAAAATCATGTTCAGTTTGAAATTATATTAAGATAGATGTAATCTATATATACAATTATAAATTGTTTTAAataatgaaataaaaataaatatatgtaataATGAGTTAGACTAATTAATACATGCATATTAGTTGTAATTAATACGTGTATATTAAATGAAAAGTTATTAACCTATATAATTATGAGGGGTGTTTTAGTAATTTTATAAGGAATAAAATGTTTCAATGAACCTAGTTGCtctattatattatatatatataatagatgaaGAACGTATGAATTTGCGTCTTGTCATGAAATTCACATAGTTGTAGAAGAGAAAGATCTAATTCTTCTTCAGGGTTGAAAATGTTATTCTGAAAATGAAACTGATAAGTACCATATAACTATGAGTTGGCCCAAAAAAAAGTGCCTCCAGAAAGATTGGAACAGCACATGTCATACTCATCAGAAAAGTGAAATTGTGAAAAATGTTCCCTAGCTTGCACCATTATATTTAAGCGTTCTTGGCAAGCACGTAACTAATAGTCATACTAATGCCATGGTCATAATTTTAAAACAGTTGTTCTCTACCAAGTAATAATCCTTCTTTTTCAAGATTGATTAGGCCATAATGATTCCATCTGTCAATGTACATACCTATATCCAGATGAATTCTAATTTAAGAATTCTACTTCATTCACAAGTTCGGTCAGTAGTTCTTCTTCGAGCAACTTCTCAATATCCGTACCAATTGCATCAACAAAATCTCTAGAACCCACCCAGTTCATTTCCTTGTCAAGTAGCTTTTCTAGCACATCCTCATATGCTTCCTTTTCTTGACCTCTGAGTAGCTTATGCAGTTCGTCTGTGATCTCATATTTCTGCCCCTTGAATCCAATCCCCACTGTGGATGGTCTCACCCACGGGCATGTCTCCATAATCGTTTTAGGGATCTCTAATAATGCTGAATTTATGCGATCAAACAGTAATCTCCTCTCATGTTTCAATCCAGTTACCTCACCATAAAGCTTattctcaatattgtcaaatacCCACGGCCCCAAAGGACAATCAGGAGAGTAACATGTAGACATGAATGCGTCTATGTCACTATCCCGAAAACCCGACTCAGTTAGGACATCAATAATGTAAGCTGATTCCCGGCGTTCATGTGTATGTATTCCTTCGTCTTCAAATGATGTGACCGGTTCTTGCATAGCATCGCAGTCATTTTTAAGTGTAGGATCCCCTGTAAATGACTTTGATTCTCTCTTGAGTAGCTGAAGCTGCTTTTGAAGCTCTGATAGAAGCACAAAAAGACAGAGCCAAAAAAGGGACAGAGAGGATTATAAGCATAACTCAAATGAAGGGGTAGAAACCAATTTTGTAACTCAATTAGTGTGAGCAACAGTAATTTTGGTCATTTTTTACAGAGTGTAGAGTTTCGAAATTTTGCATCGTCCATTACTTGCAACCCAGTTTCACAGAATATCAGTGACATTTAAAAACTTGGCATATTGAGTCATTTCAAAGTGATTTAGGATATATTATAGGGTATTTATATGATATGTCCCAAATTAATGTGCTAGTTTATGGATATGTCCTCTTTTATTCAATATTTATAAATATGTCTGATAAATTAATTTTCAACTCAGATATGACTCATAAAgatataattaatttataaatatatacatgtGTAACTAGAATGCCCCTGTTACAATACAAATTAGGAAATAAtacaatatatataatataagagTAAATATATGTATGAGATATCACATAAAATATGATATAATAAGGAATTAACACTTGTAGATTATCGAATGCAAGTACAGGTATATTCATTGTAgttaaaatacaaaataaaaatatgataagCCTGAAAATCATGGTTGTATAATCAAAAAGAGAAAACAGTGAGGAATACAATGTTGATGATTTGATAACGAGAATATTTTATAGCAAATTATAATACTCTTAATTTTTGTAAGCAACCGTGAATCAGTATTCATACTGTCTTTTCAGTGCCCCAAGATCAGTGCCAACCAAATGATGCACCAATATACTATAAAATATCTTCAGGAATGCAATTATAAAACACAGGTAAAGGTACAGACACGAAACTTTGCTGTGAAGTTGATATGGCTTCATTTTTTGATGCACAGTTACATGAAAGGTTAAATATGTCTTTTAGAAATGTAAAGTAGCAAAATTAACCATGATTAACTTAAATTTGTAACAAAAATTGAATATGGGATGTATTTATAAATATAACTATAAATAGGATATATTTGTAAACCAGTTTTTAAAATGGGACATTATAATAAAAAACCCATTTAAAAACAAACCATCTTTTTTCAAATTGCATTAGCTAGTATTGATGTGAGTTCCACAATTTCCGCAATCAAGAAACTCGAAATATGTTAGTGGCTGATAGATACCTCGAAGGTCAGCGCTGACTTGCTCAAAGCTCCCGTTACATGATAAAACATCGTCTTCTCTAACAGTAACTTCCAGAACCGAAACAGGACTTGGATTATTAGCATCTTTAGAACTCTCGGTGGATTCTGCCTCAACTTTAGTACACTGCAAATTTCAACGTCTATTAGATATCTCAAGAATGCTAcattaattaatatatttatgACAAACATATAACATAAAGTTACCATTTAATACTGATATCAATTACATACAAACTGGACAGAGTATTTTATATAGATATTCCATCATTTAGCATAATAACAGAAGGAATACAAGTGCTTTATATCTATCAAAACAGCAAGTGTATGTATATACATCATAACCAAAAAAaatcatatataattatatattgtATACCTGTGGAGTAAAATCCTCTTGATCACCAACAAAGGAGTAATCATATTTTTCCATGCATAATGATATTTTGGGGGAAAACTCATAAAAAGATACAAGAGACTGGGTTCTAGACCCATCCTGAATGTTTGCTGCAGCCTCAACACTTGCAACACTATTAGGTGTCTGGGGAATTACAAGCTGCTCATCTGTAGAACCTTTCTTGTTGAGGTTTATCTCCATCTGGTCCTGATTAGAACGGCTTTCCAGCAAAGAGTCACTATTATAGGCATATCTTAAGCGATCAGATTGCGAACTTCTCTTGCTAGACCTTGAGCTGTTGGATGAGGAAATTTTTTTCTTCTTACAGTTTCTATTTACTGCCTTTCTTTGGTACTGATGTGGCACCACTTTAGGCATTAGCAACTTGTCATTGACGCGATGTTCACCATCTGCATTCTGTTTCTCACTTCTTATAGACAGTGGACGAACAGATCTAGAATTTGATGTCAGTTTGGAATAAATGTCATTCACACCATCCCTGCTACTTTTACGACTCATGTTGGCCTCCAAATTCCTTATGTTTGCATCGGGAGTAGAGAGCATTTCACCAAGTGTAATTTTCTTACTATCAAGCCCAACATCTTGATACATTTCCCTTAGAATGCTTTCTTTACTGTTGACTCTAGTATCCTTATTTTTCTGTGCCTTTTTCAACCTCTCCAGCAATCTCTTCTTTGCCTCACTAGTGACGAAGGATTCTCTCATATCATAGGAAGTGAAGTTCATCCCCTCTGATTCACACGCAGAAACATTTCCAGAAAAGTCATAAAGGTCTCTCACGTCAGGGCTTCCTCTAACAGAAGATGAAATAGTATCCATCACGAGACCAAAATCCTCTCCGCCTTTCTCATATAATTTATTAGCAGTGTCTCTATTATTCATCATACAACTGGAAGTGTCTCTCATTTCTCTAGTAACTTTCTTGACTGGTTTTGTTGTTTTCCTAGACCTGGGCTTTGTGAAGTCTAAGTCTTCACGAATCTCCATATTTCTCAAATAGTATTCTGACTTCAAAGTATTTGCATACTGTTTATGGTTCCTATAGTCGGAGAAATTAGAGTCTGAAGAATCAGGAGACGAAAGAGAGTTTGAAGCACTTTGCACCTTTGCATAGTTTGGCTTTAGAATAACAATCCTTTTAGGCAAGATTTCAGACTCGTCTTTTCTGTCTGCCGAACTGGTTGACGACTTAACTAAACTTTGAGAGCCATGATTACTGTGAGTGTGCCTTGGAAAGTCATCCTTCACTGGACATTTCATTCCAGCTTTCCATCCCCTAGCCTTGGTCTTTTGTTTTCGAGGATTTAAAGGCTTTAAAATCGCTATCTGATCGTATGTATAACTGGGAGGTGATATATGCATATGCAGATGCTCTGTAAACAAATAATCTGATGGCTGATGAAGCTCCACTGATGCGTTGTTTCTGTTGCCTGATTTCTTAGTTGTGTCTTCAAACACATCCTTAAACTGTGGCTGCTCCACATAGCTCTTCTGATTAGACCGGGCCTCGCAGGGGTTATCATCTCTTTGTGACCTTCTCGGTGAAGTTTTCTGCCTATGGTTGACGACAGGTGTATCTTGTGGTCTATAAATCACCTGCAGCGATGGCAACTCATCGAGACCCATCAATCTAGCAACCACATTGGGTGACGTCATATTCGAAGTACCTTTTTCTTTTGAGATGTTTTGATTTCCTGGTATAAATTTGTACCAACATTAAAAAATGAGCATTTGGACATAAATTATAGCGGACCAAAAAGAGAATTAAGAAAACGGTCTATCCTTACTCTACGAGAGAACAAAAGGAATATAGTATAGGAGACACCAAACTGATCTAAATTATTtcatatttttcaaattttacaTTGAAATATCCGTGAACTTGGACTGGTCCAGGATATTGAACTACTTATGGACTGAAAACACAAATGGGAACCTAGAACAAAAGTTTGATGCCTCGAAATACTTCCAAACAAAAGATATAGCAGCTAAATGTCGAGTTACAATTTAAAAATATCATACAAAGCTCCAGGCATACAGGAAACAGCACTTCACCCCATAACTTACTAAATCGGACCTTAATAAAATCATATTAGTAATTTAATTTATCACATTAATAATGATTAATTTGAATTTATACGGAATGTAGACTATGTAGTGGAACTGAACAAGCTAAAATTGAAAATATGATGAATCCATTTACTCAAAAATTGAAAGTACGTTGAATGATTATATGCTTAAATTTATCAGCTGACATACGGAAATCGGAGATTATATAAGATAGTATAAATACATAGAgagcgggggggggggggggagacCTTGAATTGATTTGCCGAAAGTCATGGAGTTGGGTAGTTGTTCCCTAATCCTGTCCATTTGTGCTACCTGATTTAATCTAATACACACATatgagagagagagggagagagggagagagagagatgggagaGAGAGTGGGGGAGAGCTGGAAGGGAGAGAAGTGTGTGTATGTATTTGAAGCTTGAACATTCAAAATGGGGGAAGGTGGTAGCGTAGACAAAGTATTGAAAGTACTACTTGAATAGTAGAGATGGGAGCAAAGAGGGGGGAGTAAATACGAGGGGAGTGCCCCTATCACTGCGTGCAACTTTTTAAGGCCATTTCATAGTGGGTGGGTCCCGCATTTACATCAGACGATATTCGAGCTTCCACGTATTTTCACAGTTCTCGAATATATTATCTCCACAATAAAGCAAGCGGGGGTTAGTAGGATAAATGGATCAAAATATAATTTTGGCTCAAAAAAGatccaaaatattatttttgaaagtTATATCTTGAATGTAGACCTGACAAAGTTTCGTGTCAGTGTATCAACCTTCTGTGTTTTTTTCTGTTTTCGTGCATAACCTTAAATCCCAACTCGATCTGAATTTGCATCCGTGTACCAATTTTGTGACATTAATCCGGAACTAATATATTCGTGTTTACCCGCTTTAGTACACTAAAGTACAAAGattatatatgaaaaatattaattgttaaaaaatgtaataaataattaaatggtGAAGTGCTCACTCACGTATTCAATGAACAATaaaatctcttctatatataataggagaataAGGGGATAaattatgagattaaaaagtctcattgaaatgACTAATTTAACATTgtcttttaaatttatataataaattatgagattaaaaagtctcattgaaatgactaatttacccctgtcttttaaatttatataaaaaaggTTGTTGGGAGGAATTGAACCTGTGTTAAGGTTCACAAACACATCACCTTAGCACTACACCACACTGTTACTTaagttttttatcatacacataatatgtgagtgtcgtaaataacgataatttatttaactttaaacatgattactaaTATATTTGTAGAGTTAATTTtgaacaattgaatttgagatataaaatTAAGTACAGTATATAAACGGATCATTaccttatttattaaataatttagtTTGAAAAACATatctcatatttttaataaaaaataaattgtacataaaattaatttttttatttgttaaaaagagatacacttatataaattatatatatgtaCTACATATGTAGATAAGTTATAATTAGCATATTTCGATTTATTTCGAATTCAAAATTAGAATTTGActcatttttcaaaaaatactcgaaatctGATTAAATGGTCAGCCCGTAAAAACCATGTCACTGCATAGGTTTAATTTGAATTACGAGTTTGACGAGAAAATCTTACCATCAAAATTAATATCATTGGGATCTTTATaaaatcaagtcaattgatttatgtatcaaaattattagcttcaaaatcagaattttaccCATTTTGAAAAATACTCGCAATTTGAatacatgacccggccgaaaatatatcatcactatttatatttaataaatataaattacgagctcgacgagaatatcttaacaataaagatatattttataatatcttatattaataaaaattaacatttttgagctctttatacgatcaagtcaattgatattaTGTATCAAATTACTATTTAATATACTATTTTACTTGCAGAATATATATGAACTCCCTTACTGAACTCAAAACAAGGactctcatatatatatatataagaaacttgtaaaattatataattcaatattttgaaaaatacaAATTAAATTAGCAATcataaatttacaaaaaaatatatttagtgttggaaaatattgtacagctattttaaattatttgaaaaaaggttaaaactataatgtattgtactttgatttaatccatgttatgttatctaaataaaataattaatattagtcgatattttgaaaggattaacaagttcaaataatctttaaaaaaaatcatcaaattgaaaatatttaattttagaaaaataataaaCAATGTTATAAAGTTactataaaaaaaatattagtaTCATAAATGAAAAAACTTTAAAATGATTTGAATGATGATATTAGTACAAATTTATCTTCAGATTCTTGAAAAAAAAAACTTCTTAATATCAGTAGTTAGTCTTGacgatatatgaattatttttatgtcaGATCCATGACTCATGCTCTGTTGAGTAAAAATAGATATTGTTTGATTTTCGGTGCTACCACGACTACgatatataaataattgtaatttatttattagataattataatttttgaataatcataaatacatgttatttgaATAATTTAATGAATAACAATTAATATATATACATGACCAAGATATATAGAATATAAATAAACGAGACCAACATAATTTActcaaaaatataataaataataatttacatacatAAACACACATGTGACTTTATCTTAACCAATATTAAAAAATTCAATTTTCATGTTGTATTTCagagttattgatatatatactataaaaaaataaaaaaagtcttttaaaaaaataaaaaaagtctTTTATGTTCTGAAAATAAGAATGATCAATTAAATTTAGGTTTTTTTTAATGTgttaaaaactaaatagattatgtcaattttaatttatgaattgacaataatctgacatcttataaaattaattttgtataATAGAGATGATTAAAAGCTAAATACATGGCCGAGATCAactttagttaattaattaagaCATTAGCAATTAGCAATGATATTAAATTAACATAAATGTTGAATTAAAGAAATTATAATTCTCTTAAAAAACTAAACTTATATTAATTGAACTGTAAATTGTACTTTGTTACGATTGCAACTCTTGACCACTTTAATTATGCATTACTGATCCTATTAAATTAAGCAAAATAATTGTAAATTAGTAATAATTTTAGTAATAAAATACCTCATTACTCCGGGTTTATTTGACTAAAACTCAAAAAAATTACTCGACTTTGtaatatacatatatgttaatttttagtttctttttataaacatattgACAATATTTGATGGATTAACTACAATTTTTTTTACACGTACAGTACAGTGATTACCCTGCttgtatttatttaataaatacaaattacacgacacaaataagaaaaaatatttattatagtTAATGAGATATATTTAAAAACGTTATGAAGGTTGTTATAGGGAGAAGGTGGTTGATCATCTTGCTTCTGCTTCTTCTCATCCTGCTTCTTCTCTTTGCTATCAGTTGCTctagaggattgacttggatttgaaccagaaggtggttgatcatcttgcttctgctcatcatcatccttgtcatacTTTAAGTTATATTGTGAgtttggcaacatggtatcaACATTCAGAAGGTATCCATCAAGAATTCTGATGATCTCTTCATCTTTAGTTTTCTTGTACTTCTTACATTTCAGATCATATTGAAGAGTCATTATCAACCTCATATTTTCTCTTACAGAATTCTTAAGAACATTGAAAATTTTTCATCTTTCAGTTTgaggacagatgtaggccacccatttgcttggatagagataggcttcaggaaaagcatctacctgagccttcttgagttcatatagcaattgggtgtcctctggaataacTGCATGTACTTTATAAATTACTAC is a genomic window containing:
- the LOC141712490 gene encoding uncharacterized protein LOC141712490 codes for the protein MFKLQIHTHTSLPSSSPPLSLPSLSLPLSLSLSYVCIRLNQVAQMDRIREQLPNSMTFGKSIQGNQNISKEKGTSNMTSPNVVARLMGLDELPSLQVIYRPQDTPVVNHRQKTSPRRSQRDDNPCEARSNQKSYVEQPQFKDVFEDTTKKSGNRNNASVELHQPSDYLFTEHLHMHISPPSYTYDQIAILKPLNPRKQKTKARGWKAGMKCPVKDDFPRHTHSNHGSQSLVKSSTSSADRKDESEILPKRIVILKPNYAKVQSASNSLSSPDSSDSNFSDYRNHKQYANTLKSEYYLRNMEIREDLDFTKPRSRKTTKPVKKVTREMRDTSSCMMNNRDTANKLYEKGGEDFGLVMDTISSSVRGSPDVRDLYDFSGNVSACESEGMNFTSYDMRESFVTSEAKKRLLERLKKAQKNKDTRVNSKESILREMYQDVGLDSKKITLGEMLSTPDANIRNLEANMSRKSSRDGVNDIYSKLTSNSRSVRPLSIRSEKQNADGEHRVNDKLLMPKVVPHQYQRKAVNRNCKKKKISSSNSSRSSKRSSQSDRLRYAYNSDSLLESRSNQDQMEINLNKKGSTDEQLVIPQTPNSVASVEAAANIQDGSRTQSLVSFYEFSPKISLCMEKYDYSFVGDQEDFTPQCTKVEAESTESSKDANNPSPVSVLEVTVREDDVLSCNGSFEQVSADLRELQKQLQLLKRESKSFTGDPTLKNDCDAMQEPVTSFEDEGIHTHERRESAYIIDVLTESGFRDSDIDAFMSTCYSPDCPLGPWVFDNIENKLYGEVTGLKHERRLLFDRINSALLEIPKTIMETCPWVRPSTVGIGFKGQKYEITDELHKLLRGQEKEAYEDVLEKLLDKEMNWVGSRDFVDAIGTDIEKLLEEELLTELVNEVEFLN